The Bdellovibrio sp. NC01 genome includes the window CATATGTTGAACCGCCAGAGCACGTATAAGTTTTTGTATTATCGAAAACATCAAGAATTGTCAGCGAGCCATCGGAAGGATAAGTGACGGAGCCGCTACCGATCGGTACGTCAAAAACACCTTTAGAGTTCGTCATGTCATAACCACTGATTTGTTCTTGATAGATGATGCAAGTGCCAGCAGCATTTGTGACTTTAAAGATGAAGCTTACGTTATTGTATTCAAGAGGAGTATTATCAGAAGCTTCGATTTTGCCTTGATAACTTAACGACGCAGGTGACGCAAAAGTGCCCAAAGGAAAAAGCACCGCAAAAAAAACCATGAGACTGCGAAGGTACGAGCGAGTTTGCATCATCATGATATATTGATCGGTCTTTCACAAAAGTAACTGAAGGAAGACTCTTAATCGGTGATTAATTTTCCTTCCTGAGAACACAAGTTTATGCAAGCAGTGCTCGCATTAGAACAAAAACTCGCAACAATCGGAGATCGTTAGGAGTGCATACTTTATGTATGCAACTTTTCAAGAGTCCACTGCGCAAGTTCACCCAGACGTTCGTGACTTGCAAGTTCCGCAACCTCTTCACGAAGGACAGATAATTTTCTATTCGCGATAACGATCAAAGCATTGCGCTTTAATCCAAAAGATCCCGCGCGCGCCAGGGGAGTTCCAAAAAAATCTTTTTCTAATTTCTTTCCAGAAGAAATCAGAATGTAGCGCAAATCAGAAGTCAGAATTTCTTCGTCGTCAGTATTTAAAGCCTGCACCTGTTCAACGGACAATTGGCCTTTAAAAACTTTCTGATTCCACGGGCAAACTGTCTGGCATAAATCGCAACCAAAAAACCAATCACCAATTTTTTCACGCAGCTCTACCGGTGGCAACGCTCGCGATTCAATTGTCAGATAAGAAATGCATTTACGTGCATCCATTTTTTTTGGTTCAAGCAAAGCGCCTGTGGGACAAATATCAATACAGCGAGTGCAGGTGCCACAGAAGTCAGGCAGTGGTGCAACTTCGTGATCCACTTTTAAGGACGTGTAGATTTCACCAATAAAAAACAAGCTGCCTTTTTTGGGATGAATGATGCACGTGTTTTTTCCAACCCAGCCAAGGCCCGCACGTTTTGCAAGATCGCGTTCCAAAATCGGGCTGCTGTCTGTGAAAGATAAAAACTCTTCGTCGGGGAATTGTTCTTTCAGTTTTGCACACAGTTTGTTCATGCGCTCGCGGAACCAGTAGTGATAGTCGTAGCCTTTGGCGTACATACTAATGCGCGCATTCTTGACCGGAAAATCAGGCTTTTGTTCGGGATGAGGAAAATAGGGAATCGCAAACACCAAAGCCGATTGAGCACGCGGCCACTTCACCTGGGGCGTGTGTTTGATCGGGGCGTGTTCCGCAAGGTACTTCATGTCTCCATGCAGACCCTGATCTAACCACTCTTGATAGAATTCAAAACTCAAGGGTTTTGACAAAGGACTGTAGCCGAAATGGGAAAATCCCAGCTCCGTCAGTTCTTTTTCTATGAAGGTTGTCATCTCCTGAGGCGTCACAAGATCAACTTTTTCCTTT containing:
- the queG gene encoding tRNA epoxyqueuosine(34) reductase QueG, with protein sequence MTTFIEKELTELGFSHFGYSPLSKPLSFEFYQEWLDQGLHGDMKYLAEHAPIKHTPQVKWPRAQSALVFAIPYFPHPEQKPDFPVKNARISMYAKGYDYHYWFRERMNKLCAKLKEQFPDEEFLSFTDSSPILERDLAKRAGLGWVGKNTCIIHPKKGSLFFIGEIYTSLKVDHEVAPLPDFCGTCTRCIDICPTGALLEPKKMDARKCISYLTIESRALPPVELREKIGDWFFGCDLCQTVCPWNQKVFKGQLSVEQVQALNTDDEEILTSDLRYILISSGKKLEKDFFGTPLARAGSFGLKRNALIVIANRKLSVLREEVAELASHERLGELAQWTLEKLHT